A part of Oncorhynchus kisutch isolate 150728-3 linkage group LG2, Okis_V2, whole genome shotgun sequence genomic DNA contains:
- the mphosph8 gene encoding M-phase phosphoprotein 8 isoform X3, protein MAEKPEAGDSEDEVEDVYEVERIIDMRTEEGEVLYRVRWKNYSSDDDTWEPEAHLEDCREVLLGYKRALAEAKITKDQDAKKCMKLPMKSDVFDADSDSDSDIDKPTDLHVKKKKKKKPREEDEEEAPPLKEKRKKKKDKRKEDFRPRPAPESDEEELSPPPTPGRGTKMSDSKKRFVDSDEEEEAPVPSKKHRKDKTKDGGKHWKKDNGEEGKKKKKKKKDRRGDLESTEDEATAPLEEELSEGPSESQTDDTTTTEKSRADDKPKNKKGKSELKLQGIKDFLQDKKGKKLETSSPMLSASGLAKLKSLTSSKSQGRDEPTPTSDSSDTPAPAQVHKKAKGKSHETTPAPPKIPSSSSSSSSSSSGAGASTSKTVEESKVVVSGDKEPTASTNLFEKFLLNCEAKDRVPRKQMVHQPTTTENTKPPKLIGKIEKRTKPTKESPARKPEPDKSKHTDAFRPSQSPGAMETGDRAEAEEEPAQKSKFGGEDRREEAQRWERRTQEDDRRRRRREDSEPRLFIACDDNQDPLESADKSDKGQASLNLGMDLNLDWMTLEDFQKHLNGEDEILSAPPLSPSELRDAVKSGDYMSVKLALNSKEDYNLDQEDSSGMSLSMLAAAGGQDDILRLLIKGVKVNGRQKNGTTALMHAAEKNFLTTVAILLEAGSYVNAPTLGGETALMKACKRGNADVVRLLLEYGADCNILSKHKNTAMYFAKVSNNLLVCDLIKDHINMLSSVAEDTIRAFFETRLALLEPVFPLACHRLCEGPDFSLEFGYKQSPHTPGEGSGILLFIFHANFLSEITARLCGPCSVHAVVLNDKFQLPIFLDSHFIYSFSPVPGINKLFIRLAESPTAKVKLLICAYRVQLQ, encoded by the exons ATGGCGGAAAAGCCAGAGGCTGGAGACAGCGAAGACGAGGTTGAAGATGTGTACGAAGTGGAGAGGATTATTGACATGCGAACGGAGGAG GGGGAGGTCCTGTACCGCGTTCGCTGGAAGAACTACTCCTCTGACGATGACACGTGGGAGCCTGAGGCCCACCTGGAGGATTGCAGGGAGGTGCTCCTGGGCTACAAGAGGGCTCTGGCAGAGGCTAAGATCACGAAAGACCAAGATGCTAAGAAATGCATG AAGTTGCCCATGAAGAGTGATGTGTTCGATGCTGACTCTGACAGCGACAGTGATATTGACAAGCCCACAGACCTGCATgttaagaagaagaaaaagaagaagcccagagaagaggatgaggaggaggcacCTCCCCTGAAAGAGAAGAGGAAAAAGAAGAAAGACAAGCGCAAGGAGGACTTCAGGCCTCGTCCGGCACCGGAGTCTGATGAAGAGGAGCTTTCCCCTCCCCCAACCCCTGGCCGCGGAACCAAGATGTCCGACTCCAAAAAGAGATTTGTTGACTCCGATGAAGAGGAAGAAGCCCCTGTGCCCTCCAAGAAGCACAGGAAGGACAAGACCAAGGATGGAGGGAAGCACTGGAAAAAAGATAAtggggaggaagggaagaagaaaaagaagaaaaagaaggatCGAAGGGGTGATCTGGAGTCCACTGAAGATGAGGCCACCGCCCCCCTGGAAGAGGAGCTTAGCGAGGGGCCATCTGAGTCCCAGACGGATGATACCACCACAACGGAAAAGTCTCGCGCTGATGACAAGCCCAAGAATAAAAAGGGTAAGTCAGAACTGAAGCTGCAGGGCATCAAGGACTTCCTTCAGGACAAGAAAGGCAAGAAACTGGAAACTTCGTCGCCAATGCTCTCCGCAAGCGGCCTCGCAAAACTGAAGAGCCTCACTTCCTCCAAGAGCCAGGGCCGGGATGAGCCCACACCAACCTCTGACTCCAGCGACACTCCTGCCCCAGCCCAAGTCCACAAGAAGGCCAAGGGCAAGAGCCACGAGACCACTCCCGCACCGCCTAAAAttccctcttcctcatcctcgtcttcctcctcctcctctggtgCAGGGGCAAGCACTAGCAAGACTGTGGAGGAGTCTAAAGTTGTAGTGAGTGGGGATAAGGAGCCTACCGCCTCCACTAACCTGTTTGAGAAGTTCCTGCTGAACTGCGAGGCCAAGGACCGTGTTCCCCGCAAACAGATGGTCCATCAGCCCACCACCACAGAGAACACTAAACCACCAAAG CTCATAGGGAAAATTGAGAAAAGGACCAAGCCGACAAAGGAGTCACCTGCTCGGAAGCCAGAGCCAGATAAGTCCAAACATACAGACG CATTTCGGCCCAGTCAGAGCCCCGGTGCTATGGAGACTGGTGACAGGGCGGAGGCAGAGGAGGAACCCGCCCAGAAGTCAAAGTTCGGTGGAGAGGACCGGAGGGAGGAGGCTCAACGTTGGGAGAGGAGGACCCAAGAGgatgacaggaggaggaggaggagagaggacagcgaGCCACGGCTCTTCATCGCCTGTGACGACAATCAAGACCCCTTGGAGAGCGCTGACAAGTCTG ACAAAGGGCAAGCCTCTCTTAACCTTGGAATGGACCTCAACTTGGACTGGATGACACTGGAGGACTTTCAGAAACATTTGAACGGAGAGGATGAGATTCTCTCTGCTCCACCTCTATCTCCCA GTGAGCTGCGGGATGCAGTGAAAAGTGGGGATTACATGTCTGTGAAACTTGCACTCAATTCCAAAGAGGACTACAATCTGGACCAGGAG GACTCCAGCGGTATGTCCCtgagtatgttggcagcagcaggGGGACAGGATGACATCCTGAGGCTCCTGATAAAGGGGGTGAAGGTGAACGGACGGCAGAAGAACGGAACCACTGCCCTAATGCACGCTGCAGAGAAG AACTTCCTGACCACAGTTGCTATCCTCCTGGAGGCAGGGTCCTATGTCAACGCTCCGACACTGGGAGGAGAGACTGCCCTGATGAAG GCTTGTAAGAGAGGGAATGCTGACGTGGTGCGCCTCCTACTGGAGTACGGGGCCGACTGTAACATCCTGTCCAAACACAAGAATACGGCCATGTACTTTGCCAAGGTTAGCAACAACCTGCTTGTGTGCGACCTCATCAAGGACCACATCAACAT gttatcaAGTGTGGCAGAGGACACTATCCGGGCATTCTTTGAGACTCGGCTGGCCCTGCTGGAGCCGGTGTTCCCTCTGGCCTGTCACAGACTGTGTGAGGGACCAGACTTCTCTCTGGAGTTCGGCTATAAACAATCGCCTCACACACCTGGAGAGG GCTCAGGTATCCTGCTCTTCATCTTCCATGCTAACTTCCTGAGTGAGATCACAGCCAGGCTGTGTGGGCCCTGCAGTGTCCACGCCGTGGTGCTCAACGACAAGTTCCAGCTGCCCATCTTCCTG GACAGTCACTTCATCTACTCATTCAGCCCAGTGCCAGGCATCAACAAACTGTTCATTCGCCTGGCAGAGTCACCTACAGCCAAg GTGAAGCTTCTCATCTGTGCATACCGTGTTCAGCTACAGTGA
- the mphosph8 gene encoding M-phase phosphoprotein 8 isoform X1, with translation MAEKPEAGDSEDEVEDVYEVERIIDMRTEEGEVLYRVRWKNYSSDDDTWEPEAHLEDCREVLLGYKRALAEAKITKDQDAKKCMKLPMKSDVFDADSDSDSDIDKPTDLHVKKKKKKKPREEDEEEAPPLKEKRKKKKDKRKEDFRPRPAPESDEEELSPPPTPGRGTKMSDSKKRFVDSDEEEEAPVPSKKHRKDKTKDGGKHWKKDNGEEGKKKKKKKKDRRGDLESTEDEATAPLEEELSEGPSESQTDDTTTTEKSRADDKPKNKKGKSELKLQGIKDFLQDKKGKKLETSSPMLSASGLAKLKSLTSSKSQGRDEPTPTSDSSDTPAPAQVHKKAKGKSHETTPAPPKIPSSSSSSSSSSSGAGASTSKTVEESKVVVSGDKEPTASTNLFEKFLLNCEAKDRVPRKQMVHQPTTTENTKPPKLIGKIEKRTKPTKESPARKPEPDKSKHTDAFRPSQSPGAMETGDRAEAEEEPAQKSKFGGEDRREEAQRWERRTQEDDRRRRRREDSEPRLFIACDDNQDPLESADKSDKGQASLNLGMDLNLDWMTLEDFQKHLNGEDEILSAPPLSPSELRDAVKSGDYMSVKLALNSKEDYNLDQEAYTVEQKSLSGKEKSLNEEEDILNEEKKTLCDEEKRLSDEEKPLCAAGNPRSLGNPHRKRNPHRKKNYLCKDEIPLCEENNLHKEETHSLHNKEKASCDVEKTLCDMERALCDIKKGAEESSLSGDEIHENSSGDEVERQRLDSNVPSGSDPLPSNAESSCEDEYEQYPPKTSQAKKTCRKIFAPRKGTRSSLRSSTKMTVSACSTIDDDDKGKLDKKYFCLYCNEPHHNIARHLERMHAEEAAVGHAISFPKLSKIRSLLLDQLRNKGNDQHNLEILQCGDEVVTKKIPSYSGASVRDYLPCQHCVAFFNKIDLWKHESSCNARKGQDETRGGKRVRIQAASSQLAPLPVYSTGGCEEIIHNMNQDDISCHIKNDPLICKYGNALSAKHGHAKSQFTYIGSKMRELARFVLNVNEMDCDVQYLHEVCVPSKFKLAVHAARKMSGHDPASDRYKTPSLALKIGYSLKRATEIAFGESRMTEDREAEEQAKRFIELLENDWNNCFSGLSLSAVPMCDEVDVSSLTEDLIKLQKFLKVAEDTAKKELLENPTNTVWKKLNETLLAEIALFNRKRTGEVAKMLLETYTNRKKAPASADIFNNLSRLEQELGDDKLTRLEIEGKNGRKMPVLLTERMISSLEILIANRDKVGVSKDNPYVFARSLDAASYIRGFDCLRKCAHECDAKNPESLIHATVRKEVAIHCQILNLNESELDQVAKLLGHDTQVHKEYYRLSENAAHLAEISKLLLAMDQVPVVIPGPSEERVVYPTYGTSSAGTYPAGTDTGRTYPTETCPTGSSYPTETYSAKSYTVEAQPSRSYHAGTYPEKSYPSGLQSVMSYSAGTDSAREYPTVTHPAGTYPAGSYVAGTYTAETHDARSYPVSAYTSGTNPVRSYPEGTYPAGNHFVGTQLARSYPAGTYPAQTLPEQTLPAHTVITPTLHAQTLPTQTLPVGAVPEGTGKVGTVWKRRPWSDAAKAAVKRQLGHFISLMEVPGKRDCEVCLHNEPAVRDRTWRDIKNYVHNTVKSIKRKKGLTRVDPTQQTKKGVAKKEKETEAKSAKERVGGTTTVSAQERLEAGPVAIPRKQKIWGDEAQAAVRRQLGDFTKLMKIPGKKECDACIAAEPVLQGRTWKDVKNYVHNTLMTMCRRHISGKQNMDSEKPIPVTHKPGLQQSPVVHQKPGVPLGHPEDCPVYLSL, from the exons ATGGCGGAAAAGCCAGAGGCTGGAGACAGCGAAGACGAGGTTGAAGATGTGTACGAAGTGGAGAGGATTATTGACATGCGAACGGAGGAG GGGGAGGTCCTGTACCGCGTTCGCTGGAAGAACTACTCCTCTGACGATGACACGTGGGAGCCTGAGGCCCACCTGGAGGATTGCAGGGAGGTGCTCCTGGGCTACAAGAGGGCTCTGGCAGAGGCTAAGATCACGAAAGACCAAGATGCTAAGAAATGCATG AAGTTGCCCATGAAGAGTGATGTGTTCGATGCTGACTCTGACAGCGACAGTGATATTGACAAGCCCACAGACCTGCATgttaagaagaagaaaaagaagaagcccagagaagaggatgaggaggaggcacCTCCCCTGAAAGAGAAGAGGAAAAAGAAGAAAGACAAGCGCAAGGAGGACTTCAGGCCTCGTCCGGCACCGGAGTCTGATGAAGAGGAGCTTTCCCCTCCCCCAACCCCTGGCCGCGGAACCAAGATGTCCGACTCCAAAAAGAGATTTGTTGACTCCGATGAAGAGGAAGAAGCCCCTGTGCCCTCCAAGAAGCACAGGAAGGACAAGACCAAGGATGGAGGGAAGCACTGGAAAAAAGATAAtggggaggaagggaagaagaaaaagaagaaaaagaaggatCGAAGGGGTGATCTGGAGTCCACTGAAGATGAGGCCACCGCCCCCCTGGAAGAGGAGCTTAGCGAGGGGCCATCTGAGTCCCAGACGGATGATACCACCACAACGGAAAAGTCTCGCGCTGATGACAAGCCCAAGAATAAAAAGGGTAAGTCAGAACTGAAGCTGCAGGGCATCAAGGACTTCCTTCAGGACAAGAAAGGCAAGAAACTGGAAACTTCGTCGCCAATGCTCTCCGCAAGCGGCCTCGCAAAACTGAAGAGCCTCACTTCCTCCAAGAGCCAGGGCCGGGATGAGCCCACACCAACCTCTGACTCCAGCGACACTCCTGCCCCAGCCCAAGTCCACAAGAAGGCCAAGGGCAAGAGCCACGAGACCACTCCCGCACCGCCTAAAAttccctcttcctcatcctcgtcttcctcctcctcctctggtgCAGGGGCAAGCACTAGCAAGACTGTGGAGGAGTCTAAAGTTGTAGTGAGTGGGGATAAGGAGCCTACCGCCTCCACTAACCTGTTTGAGAAGTTCCTGCTGAACTGCGAGGCCAAGGACCGTGTTCCCCGCAAACAGATGGTCCATCAGCCCACCACCACAGAGAACACTAAACCACCAAAG CTCATAGGGAAAATTGAGAAAAGGACCAAGCCGACAAAGGAGTCACCTGCTCGGAAGCCAGAGCCAGATAAGTCCAAACATACAGACG CATTTCGGCCCAGTCAGAGCCCCGGTGCTATGGAGACTGGTGACAGGGCGGAGGCAGAGGAGGAACCCGCCCAGAAGTCAAAGTTCGGTGGAGAGGACCGGAGGGAGGAGGCTCAACGTTGGGAGAGGAGGACCCAAGAGgatgacaggaggaggaggaggagagaggacagcgaGCCACGGCTCTTCATCGCCTGTGACGACAATCAAGACCCCTTGGAGAGCGCTGACAAGTCTG ACAAAGGGCAAGCCTCTCTTAACCTTGGAATGGACCTCAACTTGGACTGGATGACACTGGAGGACTTTCAGAAACATTTGAACGGAGAGGATGAGATTCTCTCTGCTCCACCTCTATCTCCCA GTGAGCTGCGGGATGCAGTGAAAAGTGGGGATTACATGTCTGTGAAACTTGCACTCAATTCCAAAGAGGACTACAATCTGGACCAGGAG GCATACACTGTTGAACAGAAGAGTTTAAGTGGCAAAGAGAAGAGTTTAAATGAGGAAGAGGATATTTTAAATGAGGAAAAGAAGACTTTATGTGATGAAGAGAAGAGATTAAGTGATGAAGAGAAGCCTTTATGTGCAGCAGGGAATCCTCGCAGCCTGGGGAATCCTCACCGCAAAAGGAATCCTCACCGCAAAAAGAATTATCTTTGCAAAGATGAGATTCCTCTATGCGAAGAGAATAATTTACACAAGGAAGAGACACATTCTCTACACAATAAAGAGAAGGCTTCATGCGATGTGGAGAAGACTTTATGTGACATGGAGAGAGCTTTATGTGACATAAAGAAGGGTGCTGAGGAAAGCAGTTTGAGTGGTGACGAGATTCACGAAAACAGTTCAGGTGATGAGGTAGAACGACAAAGACTTGATTCAAATGTTCCAAGTGGGTCAGATCCTCTTCCATCTAATGCAGAAAGCTCATGCGAGGATGAATATGAGCAGTACCCTCCAAAAACGTCACAAGCTAAAAAAACTTGCCGCAAAATATTTGCGCCACGGAAAGGTACACGGTCAAGCTTACGTTCCAGCACAAAAATGACAGTCAGCGCATGTAGTACGATAGATGATGATGATAAGGGAAAATTGGACAAAAAGTACTTCTGCCTTTATTGCAATGAACCACACCATAACATTGCAAGACATTTAGAAAGGATGCACGCAGAAGAAGCAGCTGTTGGTCATGCTATCAGCTTCCCAAAACTCTCCAAAATCAGGTCTCTGTTGCTTGACCAACTCCGTAACAAAGGCAACGATCAACACAACTTAGAAATTCTTCAATGTGGAGATGAAGTTGTGACAAAGAAAATACCCTCTTACAGTGGTGCTTCTGTGCGTGACTACCTACCCTGCCAACACTGTGTAGCCTTTTTTAACAAAATAGATTTATGGAAGCATGAGAGCTCATGTAATGCCAGAAAAGGACAAGATGAAACGAGGGGAGGAAAAAGAGTGAGGATCCAGGCTGCGTCCTCTCAACTTGCTCCATTGCCTGTCTATTCTACTGGAGGATGTGAAGAAATAATACACAATATGAATCAAGATGACATCTCATGCCACATCAAAAATGATCCCCTCATATGTAAATATGGCAATGCACTATCTGCAAAGCATGGTCATGCCAAGTCACAGTTTACTTACATTGGTTCAAAAATGAGGGAATTGGCTAGATTTGTACTTAATGTAAATGAGATGGACTGTGATGTCCAATACTTGCATGAAGTATGTGTACCATCCAAATTCAAATTGGCCGTTCATGCTGCCAGGAAAATGAGTGGTCATGACCCTGCCTCCGACAGGTACAAGACCCCATCTCTTGCTTTAAAGATTGGCTATTCCTTGAAAAGAGCTACCGAAATAGCTTTTGGGGAGAGTCGTATGACAGAGGACCGTGAGGCAGAGGAACAAGCCAAAAGGTTCATTGAACTTCTTGAAAACGATTGGAATAACTGTTTTTCCGGTCTATCCCTCAGCGCTGTTCCTATGTGTGATGAAGTTGATGTGTCTTCACTAACTGAGGATTTGATCAAACTTCAGAAGTTTCTCAAGGTTGCAGAGGACACAGCGAAGAAAGAATTGCTGGAGAACCCCACCAACACTGTCTGGAAAAAGCTCAATGAAACTCTTCTTGCAGAAATAGCTCTCTTCAACAGAAAAAGGACAGGGGAAGTTGCAAAAATGCTGTTGGAAACATACACAAACAGAAAGAAAGCTCCAGCTAGTGCAGACATTTTCAATAACCTCTCAAGGCTGGAGCAGGAGCTTGGTGACGACAAATTAACCAGGTTGGAAATAGAAGGCAAAAATGGTAGGAAAATGCCAGTCCTACTAACGGAGAGGATGATCTCATCTCTTGAGATCCTTATTGCAAACAGAGACAAAGTTGGTGTGTCAAAGGACAACCCTTATGTCTTTGCACGTAGCCTGGATGCAGCAAGCTACATCAGAGGGTTTGACTGTCTGAGGAAGTGTGCACATGAGTGTGATGCAAAGAATCCTGAAAGTCTGATCCATGCAACAGTGAGGAAAGAGGTTGCTATCCATTGCCAAATACTAAACTTGAATGAAAGTGAATTGGATCAGGTGGCAAAGTTATTGGGACATGACACCCAGGTCCATAAAGAGTACTACAGGCTCTCTGAAAATGCAGCACATCTAGCAGAAATCAGCAAATTGCTGCTTGCAATGGATCAGGTTCCAGTGGTAATTCCAGGGCCATCTGAGGAAAGGGTTGTTTATCCTACATATG GGACATCTTCTGCAGGGACATACCCAGCTGGGACAGATACTGGAAGGACATATCCTACCGAGACATGTCCTACTGGGTCATCATATCCTACAGAGACTTATTCAGCGAAGTCATATACTGTGGAGGCACAGCCTTCAAGGTCATATCATGCTGGGACATATCCTGAGAAGTCATATCCTTCAGGATTACAATCTGTGATGTCATATTCTGCGGGGACAGATTCTGCGAGAGAATATCCTACCGTGACACATCCTGCAGGGACCTATCCAGCAGGTTCATATGTTGCAGGGACATATACTGCAGAGACACATGATGCAAGATCATATCCTGTCAGTGCTTATACTTCGGGGACGAATCCTGTCAGGTCATATCCTGAAGGGACATATCCTGCGGGGAACCATTTTGTGGGTACACAACTTGCAAGGTCATATCCTGCCGGAACATATCCTGCACAGACACTTCCTGAACAAACACTACCAGCGCATACAGTTATTACACCAACACTTCATGCCCAGACACTTCCAACGCAGACGCTTCCTGTTGGGGCAGTTCCTGAGGGGACAGGTAAGGTAGGCACAGTGTGGAAACGGAGACCGTGGAGTGATGCGGCTAAGGCTGCGGTAAAGCGTCAGTTAGGACACTTTATCTCATTGATGGAGGTTCCAGGTAAACGGGACTGTGAAGTATGCCTCCACAATGAACCAGCTGTACGAGACAGGACTTGGAGAGACATCAAAAACTATGTGCACAACACAGTAAAATCTATTAAAAGGAAGAAGGGTCTTACAAGAGTGGACCCCACCCAACAGACAAAGAAAGGAGTggcaaagaaagaaaaagaaacggAGGCAAAGAGTGCTAAGGAAAGAGTTGGTGGAACAACGACCGTATCTGCACAGGAGAGACTAGAGGCAGGTCCTGTTGCAATACCAAGGAAACAGAAAATTTGGGGTGATGAGGCTCAGGCTGCGGTCAGGCGGCAGCTAGGAGACTTCACTAAACTGATGAAGATTCCAGGTAAAAAGGAATGTGACGCATGTATTGCAGCTGAACCAGTTCTACAAGGCAGGACTTGGAAAGATGTAAAAAACTATGTGCACAACACATTAATGACAATGTGCAGGAGGCATATTTCAGGCAAACAAAACATGGATAGTGAAAAACCAATTCCTGTGACACATAAACCAGGGTTGCAACAGAGTCCAGTTGTGCATCAGAAACCAGGTGTGCCGTTGGGACATCCAGAAGATTGTCCTGTTTATCTGTCCTTATGA